The Zingiber officinale cultivar Zhangliang chromosome 9A, Zo_v1.1, whole genome shotgun sequence genome window below encodes:
- the LOC122019053 gene encoding L-type lectin-domain containing receptor kinase IX.1-like — translation MTVLAGTIGYMAPEYFYTGKASKESDVYSFGIVALEIACGRRPLMVEESGTVELARCVWELYGRKMILEAADENLKGEFDQKQMECLMVVGLWCAHPDPKLRPSMKQAINVLNFDSPWPELPPAMPVPTYGPAPLSELTTTRQEHEF, via the coding sequence ATGACGGTGTTGGCCGGCACGATAGGCTACATGGCGCCGGAGTACTTCTACACCGGCAAGGCAAGTAAGGAATCCGATGTCTACAGCTTCGGGATCGTGGCGTTGGAGATAGCATGCGGTAGAAGACCATTAATGGTGGAGGAGAGCGGCACGGTCGAACTGGCTCGATGTGTGTGGGAGCTCTACGGGAGGAAGATGATTCTCGAGGCGGCGGATGAGAATCTAAAGGGCGAATTTGATCAAAAACAAATGGAGTGCTTGATGGTCGTGGGGTTATGGTGTGCTCATCCTGATCCAAAGCTACGGCCGTCGATGAAACAGGCCATTAACGTGCTCAACTTTGATTCTCCTTGGCCGGAGCTCCCTCCGGCGATGCCGGTGCCTACTTACGGCCCGGCTCCG